The window ACAATCAGGTCTGCATCAGAGCCAACATTTATCCCACACTTTCCGTACTTACCAAGACCAAAGATCGATGCAGGTCTCTCTGATACAAGCTCAACGAGGCGTTTAAGACTCAAGTTTCCCTCTTTTACCTCACGGAGCATAAGCGGTACCATCGTCTCAACTCCAGGGACACCCGGTGGAGGGTCATCCCCCAGCTTCTCTCCATGGGTGTGTGGAGCATGATCTGAGGCGATGATATCGATACTATCGACTCGCTCCCATAGTCCCTTTCTATCAGCATCCGATCGCAATGGTGGATTCATCCATCCATAACCCCCAAGCCGATCACGATCTTTATCACACAGAAAGAGATGGTGCGGCGTGACCTCAAGCGTTGCACCGCCTCCTCCTGATTTAATAAGATCAACACCTTGCGGAACGCTTACATGGCAGAAGTGCATCCTGCCCCATCTGTTTAGAGAAAGCACGTCTTTTATCCCCTCAATCTCACATACTGGAGGGCGAAGCGGATCTTTCTCAACACAACGCTTCTTCTCAGGATGAATTGTCGCAATCGCTCCAAGCTCCCAGATCTTATCAAGAATTGCTTTCAGTGAATCAGGCTCAAATCTGTACTGGAAGATCTCACCAAACGCCCTCACACCCCCCTCATAAAGCTCTCTGAAATTCTCTAATTTCTCAACACCACCGTTTATCAGAAAATCTACAACAGCCTGCGATGAGGCTTTACTTATCCGTTCATCGAGCCTTTTTCGTGTTATTATCGGTGGATCGGTATTTGGCTGGTCAACCACCGTCGTAACACCGCCTGCAGCCGCCGATGATGTGCCTGTGAACCAGTCCTCTTTGTATGCTTCTTTTCCATCTCGCATGTGAACATGGACGTCTATCGCACCTGGTAAAAGGATGAGACCTTTGAGGTCAAGCAGTAAATCATGTTCTCCGTGTAGATCTTTTTTTATCTCTACAATTTTGCCATCCTCAATCCTTATATCTGTATCAACGAGTCCTCCCTCGATGTACGCCCTCGCATTTTTCAGGATAAGATCGCTCATTATTTATAGAAGGTCATATGAGATTTTAAAGGTTGGTTCTATGGGATGCACAGTAATCGTTGGCGGATTCTTCGGGGACGAAGGAAAAGGCAAGATCGTGGCACATGTCGCAGAGAGTGATGATCCATCGATAATCGCAAGGGGTGGGGTTGGCCCAAATGCTGGTCACACCGTGATCTCCGGAAAAGAGTCTTTTGGTGTACGAATGGTGCCATCTGGTTTCATCTATGAGCCTGCAAGACTCATGATCGGTACAGGGGTGCTTGTAAATCCTGACGTGCTGTTTGATGAGATAAACAGGATCGGACACAGGGTACGTGAGCGCTTGAAGGTTGATAAGCGCTGCTCGATCATTGAACAGAAGCATATAGAGATGGATAAAAGCGATGCAAGGCTTAAGGATAAAATTGGAACAACAGGGACAGGGTGCGGTCCTGCAAATGTTGAGCGAGTGATGCGATCTGCACTTCAGGCAAAAGATATCGAGGCTCTCGCCGAGTTTATAACTGATGTCCCGCTTGAGGTGAATGAGGCGATCGATCGTGGAGAGTTTGTGATCCTTGAAGGCTCTCAGGGTTTTGGTATCTCACTCTTCTACGGGACATACCCCTTTGTTACAACGAAAGATACCACCGCATCCCAGATCGCAGCAGATGTGGGTGTTGGACCCACGAAGATCGATGAAGTTATCGTGGTATTCAAGGCATTCCCGACAAGAGTTGGGGAGGGACCATTTGAGACCGAGATGAGCCTGGAAGAGTCAGAGAAGCTTGGCATCGTTGAGTATGGGACGGTTACAAAACGAAGGCGGCGTATCGGTTACTGGGACGGTAAGTTTGCACGGTACTCTGCGATGATAAATGGTGCAACGTGTATCGCCATAACAGGGCTTGATCGACTCGATCCTGCAGTGAGGGGCGTGACCGATTATGATAAGCTCTCTGATAAAGTGAAAGAGTTTGTGAGTATGGCAGAGAAGGATGTTGGTGTACCGTTCAAGCTTCTATCAACAGGCCCTGGTGATACTGAGATCGTTGATTTGAGATAAAGCAAATATCGCCCCGGTAGGGTAGCGGATATCCTGAGAGCCTGCGGAGCTTTCGACCCGGGTTCGAGTCCCGGCCGGGGCATTGTATCGGTTAACTGAAATTGGGTGCAAGGAAAAATATTCTGTAGAAGGTTTGTTTTTGGGTCAGAAGCTTTTTTATTGAACGGCATTGCTCGAAAGTTAAGTATATGCGCCAGCACCAGGCCAAAGTGCAACATCCTTTCTAAAGGAAAAGCTGGCGAGAGTTGTCCTCCACCCCTGTTTAAAGCTTTGTTAATAGCTGCGCCAGAACAAAAGCTGAGGTTCTGTTAAGACCATGGCTAATCCAGGCACCAAAGATGTTTTCTGATTTATACAAAAGATAGCATAATAATGTACCCTGAACAAATACAGGAATCATTCTGAAGATAGTAAATTCTGGATGCCATGCAAATGCAAGAATCATTGAAACGATGTAGGAGAGTATCAAATTTTCAGTGTTTTTTAGTGCAAAAAAGAAAAAGACTCCTCTAAACATGAATTCCTCATTAAAAGCATCGAAAAATAACGGGATACTCCATAGTAGGAATAGAGGCGAGAAAATGTATCCTTTAAGTGAAAATATTATTGCATTGGTGATCGATGTAATTATCAGAATGCCAAAACCGAGGAGAATGCTTAATTTCAATCTGTTTATGGTTATACCAAAGTCACTTAATTTATACTTTCTCAATTTTATGATTACAAGTCCAGGTAAGAGAAATAAAATTGTTTTTGCAAGAAAATAAAAATACCATTGGAAACCTCCTTCTGGCAAGTTGCTCATGATCATTCCATAGAAGAAAGTTGCGGGAAGTATCATCAATAACATGTCCAAGTATGGCTGGAATTTCTTTTGCCTGACAAGTCCAAACAATATTAAAATAAAGGCAGGGATTAGCTGGAGGACTATCAAATATGGCATCACAAACAATCATTCTAACTATAATTGTTTATTAAATTTTGGATTTTCTGGGCGGAGTGTGGTATCCCGAAATTAGTTTCACTCTGCTCTCCTCTGCAACAGACTGCGTTCCATGATCTGTAAGAATTTCATCTGGAAGACTGTACTCAGCAAATTCTCTTTTCAGAGCTTCGAAAGGTACCAGAAGGATAATGTTTTGTAGAGAGAACGCATGCGACGTGAAGACACTCAGAATTCTGTTATTAGACTCGTTGAAAAATAAAATCCCACCAGATCAGCTGAGTGTGATCTGACCTGATGGGAGGATTGTAATGTTTGTTGTTGCATCGTCGTAGTTGTAGTATGTGCTATCGCTTGTTGCATAGAACCATGGTTGTGTTGTTGCTGAGCCAGGTGTTGCTGCCTTCACTGTCGCGATGCCAACCGTGCTTCCTGCAGTAAAGAGAACCATCGAATCACCTGCACTGTCTGTTGTATCTGTTGAGGAGTTGAAGATTCCAAATGTCCCCAGTGGCTGGCTGAACGTGATTGTAACACCCTGTATCGCTGAGCCTGTACCATTTGTAAGCGTTGCTGTAAGGTTCGAGCTGCCGCCGTTTGCATAGATCTCTGTTGGGGATGCTGAGAGTGAGATGCTGCATGAGTTTGTGACTTTAAGCGTCTTTGATTCAGTGTCTGTATGATTGGATATATCCCTGACTGTGAGGTTGATCGTATAGGTTGCTGTCGTGTTCGTGAAGTTGCTGTAAACGTACGTTCCAGGATAGCCCGATATTACACCGCTTGCGTTGATCACCACCCCATCCTCGCTGATCAGCCATGTGTGGTTCACGATTGCAAGATCGTCCCATGAGCTACTACCATCAAATGTTACTGCATCGCCTGGATTTACGATAAAGTCAGGATCTGCTATGCCACTTTGCCACTTGCTATCTGCTGTAAAGTCTGCCGTCGGTGGGTTATCGATCGGATCTGAGTCTGGTGGATCGGTTGTGTATATACTGTAACCTGATCCAATTCCGGGAACGATCAGCTCCCCGATGTTATCGATGCTTCCACCGATGATGACATCTCCTGTTGAGTTCACCCATAGCTGATAGCTGATCACGAGAGTATCGTTCACGCCTATCGACTTGTTGACGTTGAACTGAAGCTGCTGATAGTCTGATCCATTGTAGAGCGTTGGGCTGCAGTCGAGGTTGGTATCATTCAGACATGTGGTGAAGGATTCATTCGTCATCGTGGTCTCGTTATAATCTGTGAAGCTCATCGTTGTACTGCCGTTTATGTACCTGCCTCTTGTAATCTGGGCTGTTGTATCCTCATATGCGAGATGGACATTGACTGTCATCCCGTTTGCAATCGCCTGTACGTCTGTATATATCTCTTCAAAGATAGGATCAAGCGCTGATGCATCCTCTGCCTTGTAATACTTACCCCCTGTCTGATCTGCGATATTTCTGAGTTCATCCTCGTTAACATCACCTGTAAGTCCGACCGTATAGACCCTTATCCCGTTATCGATCGCTCGCTGGATCTCATCATCTCCATCATAGTCATCACTGTTTGTCTCACCATCTGTTAAGAGGATCTCTATCCGCACCGAATCTCGTGGATTGCCAGATGCGCCTGTCTGCCAGTCTCCAATCCTGAAACCATAGTCCGTATCACCAGAGTTATCAGAGACAAGCCGTGTCAGTATGGTATCTCCTGAAACCCATGGTGTCCAGTATGTCCCGCCATCATGATCATAACTCCATCCATTGACCTCTGGTAGCACCGTGCCGTTCTGATCATACATATAGAAGTAATCACCGTCGTCGAGGTTGTAATCAGACCCATGTGGGTAGCCGTAGGGAGAACCGTTATCGATCATGTCAGTATGGAATCCGTGTGTGGACTCCACAGGCACACCACTTGTGAGATACTCCACATAATAGCCTTTGTATCCATAGTCTGTCTCTTTTGTGTTATCTCCTGATGTGAACCGAATCTTTATTGTATCACCTTCAGCCCATGGGGACGCTAGCATATCTGTGTAGGTGGTGGTGGACTGCCAGTTCCAGTCAATCCATCCAAGTGGATTATCACTTCCATCATAGAAGTAGATGCGATCATCTTCGTAGTCGAGGTTCTCTCTGAACTTGATTCGGACGGCAGTTGCACCTGGAATCGTTAAGTTTGTGTAGTAGTCAGCATCTCGCATATAACCGTCATAATAACCACTATCTCGATATGGATCTGTCTCACGACCATGGGAGGATTCTATCGGTAAGTTATCTGCAACCTCTGCGTAGTACGCCTTAAATCCCCAGTCGGTACCGCTACCATCTGTAACAAGCCTTATCCTGATCGTATCGCCCTGAACCCATGCCGACCACTGTGTGTTATTCTCCCACCGATAACTGCATCGTCCAAGCGATTCATTATTTGCGTTGTAGAAGTAGAGGTAGTCCCCAGAGTTTAAATTGACCGTGAAGTTTACTCTGATTGCGGTTGCACCTGGTTCTGGACAGATCGTCCAGGTGTTATCATAGTTATTTGAATACGGGTGTGTCGACTCCACACTGAGTGGATACGCTGCTGTAACGTTAGCTTCAAGGCTTGTATTGGTTACACCACTCAATAATGAAGTCAGGTTATATTGATTGACGAGTGTACAGGCATACTCATCAGTTGCAACATGCATCCCATCATAGATCGCTGTGTTTCCAGAACTATCTATCTCGTCAAGTGATGCATTG of the Candidatus Syntrophoarchaeum caldarius genome contains:
- a CDS encoding dihydroorotase; translation: MSDLILKNARAYIEGGLVDTDIRIEDGKIVEIKKDLHGEHDLLLDLKGLILLPGAIDVHVHMRDGKEAYKEDWFTGTSSAAAGGVTTVVDQPNTDPPIITRKRLDERISKASSQAVVDFLINGGVEKLENFRELYEGGVRAFGEIFQYRFEPDSLKAILDKIWELGAIATIHPEKKRCVEKDPLRPPVCEIEGIKDVLSLNRWGRMHFCHVSVPQGVDLIKSGGGGATLEVTPHHLFLCDKDRDRLGGYGWMNPPLRSDADRKGLWERVDSIDIIASDHAPHTHGEKLGDDPPPGVPGVETMVPLMLREVKEGNLSLKRLVELVSERPASIFGLGKYGKCGINVGSDADLIVVDMQEEKVIRGDELHSKCRWTPYEGMIGIFPQMTLVRGEVVYEAGAVIGGSGRYLPSLSHFDRW
- a CDS encoding adenylosuccinate synthetase; its protein translation is MGCTVIVGGFFGDEGKGKIVAHVAESDDPSIIARGGVGPNAGHTVISGKESFGVRMVPSGFIYEPARLMIGTGVLVNPDVLFDEINRIGHRVRERLKVDKRCSIIEQKHIEMDKSDARLKDKIGTTGTGCGPANVERVMRSALQAKDIEALAEFITDVPLEVNEAIDRGEFVILEGSQGFGISLFYGTYPFVTTKDTTASQIAADVGVGPTKIDEVIVVFKAFPTRVGEGPFETEMSLEESEKLGIVEYGTVTKRRRRIGYWDGKFARYSAMINGATCIAITGLDRLDPAVRGVTDYDKLSDKVKEFVSMAEKDVGVPFKLLSTGPGDTEIVDLR
- a CDS encoding Abortive infection protein codes for the protein MFVMPYLIVLQLIPAFILILFGLVRQKKFQPYLDMLLMILPATFFYGMIMSNLPEGGFQWYFYFLAKTILFLLPGLVIIKLRKYKLSDFGITINRLKLSILLGFGILIITSITNAIIFSLKGYIFSPLFLLWSIPLFFDAFNEEFMFRGVFFFFALKNTENLILSYIVSMILAFAWHPEFTIFRMIPVFVQGTLLCYLLYKSENIFGAWISHGLNRTSAFVLAQLLTKL
- a CDS encoding protein containing von Willebrand factor, type A: MILGNTSTITVTLYDANGSLADDTNVTFTTDFGAFTENSSSTYTTMTSGSSATAHLNTSSEVSVITVTANVTSNNSINDTTNVCFQCNESARNIDLTVTPSVCRADNDHTPLVLARVTDYCGNPKSDTWVDFTFNDSADIYKQKTNTTGYARFNISATAAVATYNITATINGTSITDTKTVTFEPVNLQLLVTPEPSVVAYQNYGDITVTKNSTIHLRLSYADVNGEKYALSNTLVNITTTNGTLGNGTVDNVTHLTTTTDSNGRASVNFTSFNGTLTTSTNVTITANATVNSTFEPTVNGSALIIVKGAPFLEVTTTYDPPSLSEAQLPHILNVTHTIIGKGELGENKPIDVIFVMDSSGSMDWNDPDDLRIAAAKNFVGKMNATDQAGVVDFDADAVLTQTLVFTDASGKASVNASLDEIDSSGNTAIYDGMHVATDEYACTLVNQYNLTSLLSGVTNTSLEANVTAAYPLSVESTHPYSNNYDNTWTICPEPGATAIRVNFTVNLNSGDYLYFYNANNESLGRCSYRWENNTQWSAWVQGDTIRIRLVTDGSGTDWGFKAYYAEVADNLPIESSHGRETDPYRDSGYYDGYMRDADYYTNLTIPGATAVRIKFRENLDYEDDRIYFYDGSDNPLGWIDWNWQSTTTYTDMLASPWAEGDTIKIRFTSGDNTKETDYGYKGYYVEYLTSGVPVESTHGFHTDMIDNGSPYGYPHGSDYNLDDGDYFYMYDQNGTVLPEVNGWSYDHDGGTYWTPWVSGDTILTRLVSDNSGDTDYGFRIGDWQTGASGNPRDSVRIEILLTDGETNSDDYDGDDEIQRAIDNGIRVYTVGLTGDVNEDELRNIADQTGGKYYKAEDASALDPIFEEIYTDVQAIANGMTVNVHLAYEDTTAQITRGRYINGSTTMSFTDYNETTMTNESFTTCLNDTNLDCSPTLYNGSDYQQLQFNVNKSIGVNDTLVISYQLWVNSTGDVIIGGSIDNIGELIVPGIGSGYSIYTTDPPDSDPIDNPPTADFTADSKWQSGIADPDFIVNPGDAVTFDGSSSWDDLAIVNHTWLISEDGVVINASGVISGYPGTYVYSNFTNTTATYTINLTVRDISNHTDTESKTLKVTNSCSISLSASPTEIYANGGSSNLTATLTNGTGSAIQGVTITFSQPLGTFGIFNSSTDTTDSAGDSMVLFTAGSTVGIATVKAATPGSATTQPWFYATSDSTYYNYDDATTNITILPSGQITLS